One window of Quercus robur chromosome 12, dhQueRobu3.1, whole genome shotgun sequence genomic DNA carries:
- the LOC126708387 gene encoding uncharacterized mitochondrial protein AtMg00810-like, translating into MALLVYIVDILIASNDPQAVADLKVVLDKKFKLKDLGSLKYFLCLEVSRSEKGISLCQRKYALEIINDVGMLGCKPMKTPMEVYLRLNNDDGKLLPDAVSWKSKKQNTVSRSTAEAKYRAIAIAMCE; encoded by the exons ATGGCACTTTTGGTATATATAGTTGATATACTCATTGCCAGCAATGATCCTCAAGCTGTAGCAGATTTGAAGGTGGTCTTGGACAAGAAATTTAAGTTGAAGGACCTGGGAAGCTTGAAATATTTCCTATGTTTGGAGGTTTCCAGATCTGAGAAAGGTATATCATTGTGTCAGAGGAAATATGCACTTGAAATAATCAATGATGTTGGGATGCTTGGCTGTAAGCCTATGAAAACTCCCATGGAAGTCTATTTAAGGCTCAACAATGATGACGGGAAGTTGCTGCCTGATGCTG TTTCCTGGAAATCAAAGAAGCAAAATACAGTGTCAAGATCTACAGCAGAAGCAAAATACAGAGCAATCGCAATTGCAATGTGTGAGTGA
- the LOC126709649 gene encoding 14 kDa proline-rich protein DC2.15-like has translation MASKTSASFALFLSLNLLFFALVTSACNTCRGPNPGRGPNPNPNPNPNPNPNPGPSGQASCPRDALKLGVCANLLSGLLNVTLGTPPVTPCCSLIQGLADLEAAVCLCTAIRANILGINLNIPISLSLLLNVCSRNVPNGFKCA, from the coding sequence ATGGCTTCCAAAACCTCTGCCTCATTTGCTCTCTTCCTCTCACTCAACCTTCTCTTCTTTGCACTTGTGACTAGTGCATGTAACACATGCCGTGGTCCTAACCCAGGAAGAGGCCCAaaccccaaccccaaccccaaccccaaccccaaccctAACCCTGGTCCTTCTGGCCAAGCTTCATGCCCTAGGGATGCCCTAAAACTAGGCGTGTGTGCCAATTTACTCAGCGGTTTGCTTAATGTTACCCTTGGCACCCCACCAGTAACTCCTTGCTGCTCTCTCATTCAAGGCCTTGCCGATCTGGAGGCTGCTGTCTGCCTTTGCACTGCCATCAGAGCTAATATTTTGGGCATTAACCTCAACATCCCAATTTCGCTCAGCTTGCTTCTCAATGTTTGTTCAAGGAATGTTCCAAATGGTTTCAAGTGTGCATAG